In Aquimarina sp. TRL1, a single window of DNA contains:
- a CDS encoding YceI family protein, translating to MIYRLLYMFVFFSLSSAYAQFEVDHFNGTDLINDISKLEFDREKSSVRFFFEKDSLYGRIKNFEYDISFQPTAPENSYIRGTASVASLTTQNILRDHHLMWESYFYKRKHPYITFNSSQIIDFGSQVYKVIGWLTIKGITKEVIFHCTLQEHSLEGKTVIYTSDYNINIHDTREQNKLLLTFSFPFISFPR from the coding sequence ATGATTTACAGATTGTTATACATGTTCGTCTTTTTCTCTCTTTCTTCTGCATATGCACAGTTTGAGGTGGATCATTTTAATGGGACAGATCTTATTAATGATATCAGTAAATTGGAATTTGATAGAGAAAAGTCCTCAGTTAGGTTCTTTTTTGAAAAAGATTCTCTCTACGGACGTATCAAAAATTTTGAATACGATATCTCTTTTCAACCGACTGCTCCGGAAAATTCATATATCCGTGGTACAGCTTCAGTTGCTAGCCTGACGACTCAAAATATATTAAGAGATCATCATTTAATGTGGGAATCTTATTTTTATAAACGAAAACACCCCTATATAACCTTCAACAGTAGTCAGATTATTGATTTTGGATCGCAAGTTTATAAGGTTATTGGATGGTTAACCATAAAGGGAATTACCAAAGAAGTGATTTTTCACTGTACTCTGCAAGAACACTCCCTGGAAGGCAAAACGGTGATCTATACCAGTGATTACAATATAAACATACATGATACCCGGGAACAAAATAAGCTCCTCCTCACCTTTTCTTTTCCGTTTATTTCCTTTCCCCGATAG
- a CDS encoding 3-hydroxyacyl-ACP dehydratase FabZ family protein, with protein sequence MTTLSILKELPYQKPFLFVDRIIHVNEQQITGTYTFLEDEYFYKGHQKKEPVTPGFILIECMSQIGLVSLGIYLFRNELRDEPLGVAITDTNIHFYTSVLPGEKVTVISDKEYFKFNILKCKMVMYDSKQNLIAKGTITAKLTP encoded by the coding sequence TTGACCACATTATCTATACTTAAGGAATTACCCTACCAAAAACCGTTTTTATTTGTAGACAGAATCATTCATGTCAATGAACAACAAATAACAGGGACCTATACTTTTTTGGAAGATGAATATTTTTATAAAGGACATCAAAAAAAAGAACCGGTAACTCCTGGCTTTATTCTGATAGAATGCATGTCTCAGATTGGTTTGGTATCATTAGGAATTTATTTGTTTAGGAATGAATTGAGAGATGAACCTCTGGGAGTAGCGATAACTGATACGAATATTCATTTTTATACATCGGTACTTCCTGGTGAAAAAGTAACTGTAATATCTGATAAGGAATATTTTAAATTTAATATTCTCAAGTGCAAAATGGTGATGTATGATAGCAAACAAAATCTAATTGCCAAAGGAACCATTACCGCTAAGCTAACCCCTTAA